The Phyllopteryx taeniolatus isolate TA_2022b chromosome 17, UOR_Ptae_1.2, whole genome shotgun sequence genome window below encodes:
- the LOC133467035 gene encoding A disintegrin and metalloproteinase with thrombospondin motifs 2-like, giving the protein MDLLVCTVFIVFARAAALSTHGTDSLQEVLSEFRVVLPIRTDAQGRFLSASVSAHSPSRSKRHAPWNETSWTHPADSESELFYNVTVFGRELHLRLRANRRLVAPRATMEWWEESGLKRSEPIRDTGCFYTGGVSNMERTSVALSNCDGLAGIIRTSEEEFFIEPLHRWGLGGQGEDEHDEGGRQHIVYPSSAIIKSKQRAVNQTADFLRGPLLGSLEQLRSKSSSGRRRRRYIEEADMFNIEVLLAVDYSVLLFHGQEHVQKYLITLMNIVNEIYQDHSLGANVNIVLVRIIMLSPSKSQELISVGNAQRSLENVCGWSYIQQREQNPNQQHDHLVYLSRREFGPSGMQGYAPVTGMCQMHQSCVLVLEDGFSSAFVAAHEIGHVLGMEHDGEANDCDDDVSLGSIMSPQVEATFYRYHWSRCSWSELHKYLHTYDCLRDDPFSPDWPTPPLLPGFEYSMEQQCSFDFGPGYGTCNAYPNTQPCQQLWCSDYNHPFFCRSKKGPPLDGTPCGPGKHCFKGSCITLTANLLRQDGAWSSWSGYASCSRTCGGGVRIRSRNCDSPPPANGGRTCFGNSFEFQLCNQQHQCPAMTDFRAEQCSAWDDFLEHEGKKHRWLPVEHANPDERCNLFCRSDETGALVSMKRAAHDGTLCSYKDAYSVCVRGECEHVGCDGEIASDLQEDRCGVCGGDHSRCRVVKGNFSRSANKTGYLKILEIPRGARHLLVQEFRRTPHVLAVKNQESGRLFLNDEDTEPTSRVLVEMGVAWRYTRSEEQEVVQTEGPLKYAVVLMLRSHGDAKLMVSYKYVIQDHLRSSLESNLVQEDAIFYEWALKQWSQCSQSCGGGKQYTRFGCRRKADGVMVQRTLCSNISKPRAITRSCNTDVCSPPRWMTGGWEACGASCGQSGWQRRWVGCQLVSVGGRRLSVNSELCQDRRPDAKRPCNRLPCPAVWRAGPWTPCSVTCGNGTQERQVACFRPEGSSGNCSLVPPIANRTCRAPPCGGDPKNFMVQWLSRSSTDVPPAKTASRQRCRGDRSAFCRLEALSRYCANAGYRQMCCKSCSNFSVSATVTPQPSPTPSSSTWTVTPPPSTTDFIYVDYDDDALVTPVTAPPFFLTESTPTSAVATSVAMVTAAGITALTPPLGTVADVIAPSGRRPAGGRSSSFRATSPKVAKDSAGEISYGIVGLDADGTRGPQSHFVPRVPPVRERTQNKRIQELLNEKLRRPGRRRRPGAL; this is encoded by the exons ATGGACTTGTTAGTGTGCACGGTGTTCATTGTGTTTGCGCGCGCCGCCGCCCTCAGCACACACGGCACAG ATTCGCTCCAAGAGGTCTTGTCCGAATTCCGCGTGGTTCTTCCAATCAGAACCGACGCGCAGGGCCGCTTCCTGTCGGCGTCGGTCTCTGCCCACTCTCCGTCCCGCAGCAAAAGACACGCCCCCTGGAACGAGACATCGTGGACACACCCGGCGGATTCTGAGTCGGAGCTCTTCTACAATGTGACGGTGTTTGGGCGGGAGCTGCACCTGCGGCTGCGCGCCAACCGCCGCCTGGTGGCCCCGCGAGCCACCATGGAGTGGTGGGAGGAGTCAGGACTTAAGCGCTCAGAGCCAATTAGAGACACCGGCTGCTTCTACACGGGGGGCGTGTCCAACATGGAGCGCACAAGCGTTGCCCTTAGCAACTGTGATGGACTG GCTGGGATAATCCGAACAAGTGAGGAGGAGTTCTTCATCGAGCCGTTGCATCGCTGGGGGTTGGGAGGCCAGGGCGAAGACGAGCATGATGAAGGAGGAAGACAACACATCGTCTATCCATCGTCCGCTATCATCAAGTCCAAACAACGGGCAGTCAATCAAACTGCTGACTTCCTGCGAG GACCGCTCTTAGGTTCCTTGGAACAGCTAAGGTCCAAATCCAGTTCGGGTCGGCGGCGGCGCCGCTACATCGAAGAGGCGGATATGTTCAACATAGAG GTCCTGCTAGCTGTGGATTATTCCGTCCTTCTTTTTCACGGACAAGAACACGTCCAGAAATATCTTATCACCCTGATGAACATC GTTAACGAGATATATCAAGATCATTCCCTTGGTGCCAATGTCAACATTGTTCTGGTGCGAATCATCATGCTGTCTCCATCCAAG TCCCAGGAGCTGATCTCAGTGGGAAACGCCCAGAGGAGTCTGGAGAACGTCTGCGGCTGGTCCTACATCCAGCAGAGAGAGCAGAACCCCAACCAGCAGCACGACCACCTGGTCTACCTGAGCAGACGAGAGTTTGGACCATCCGGCATGCAGG GCTACGCTCCGGTCACAGGAATGTGTCAGATGCACCAGAGTTGCGTTCTGGTCTTGGAAGACGGTTTCTCATCAGCCTTCGTCGCTGCTCATGAAATCGGACATGT GTTGGGAATGGAGCACGACGGCGAGGCCAACGACTGTGACGACGACGTGTCCCTGGGCAGCATCATGTCGCCACAAGTGGAGGCCACGTTCTACCGCTACCACTGGTCCAGATGCAGCTGGAGCGAGCTGCACAAGTACCTGCA CACGTACGACTGTCTCCGGGACGACCCTTTCAGCCCCGACTGGCCGACTCCGCCCCTTTTGCCAGGGTTCGAGTACTCCATGGAGCAGCAGTGCAGCTTCGACTTCGGCCCAGGATACGGAACCTGTAATGCT TATCCCAACACGCAGCCTTGCCAGCAGCTGTGGTGCAGCGACTACAACCATCCTTTTTTCTGTAGATCCAAGAAGGGTCCGCCTCTGGACGGGACGCCGTGCGGACCCGGCAAG CACTGCTTCAAAGGCTCCTGCATTACGCTGACGGCCAACCTCCTGCGACAAGATGGCGCCTGGAGCTCGTGGAGCGGCTACGCCAGCTGCTCCAGGACTTGCGGGGGCGGTGTCCGGATCCGCTCCAGGAACTGCGACAGCCCGCC GCCAGCCAACGGGGGGCGCACCTGCTTCGGAAATAGTTTCGAGTTCCAACTGTGCAACCAACAGCACCAGTGCCCCGCCATGACAGACTTCAG GGCGGAGCAGTGTAGCGCCTGGGATGACTTTTTAGAacatgaaggaaaaaaacatcgCTGGCTGCCTGTGGAACACGCCAACC CCGACGAGCGATGCAATCTGTTCTGTCGCTCCGACGAGACGGGCGCACTGGTGTCCATGAAGAGAGCAGCGCACGATGGGACGCTGTGCTCCTACAAGGACGCCTACAGCGTGTGTGTTCGAGGAGAGTGTGAG CACGTCGGCTGCGACGGGGAGATCGCGTCGGACCTCCAGGAGGACCGTTGCGGGGTGTGCGGTGGAGATCATTCCCGCTGTCGTGTGGTCAAAGGGAACTTCAGTCGCAGCGCCAACAAAACAG GTTACCTGAAGATCCTGGAGATTCCTCGAGGCGCTCGACACCTCCTGGTGCAGGAGTTCAGGAGGACCCCTCACGTCCTCG CGGTGAAGAACCAGGAGAGCGGCCGCCTGTTCCTGAACGACGAGGACACGGAGCCGACGTCCCGCGTGCTGGTGGAGATGGGCGTGGCCTGGCGGTACACCCGCAGCGAGGAGCAGGAGGTGGTCCAGACCGAGGGCCCGCTCAAGTACGCCGTGGTCCTCATG CTCCGTTCCCATGGCGATGCCAAGCTGATGGTGTCCTACAAGTACGTGATCCAGGACCACCTGCGCTCTTCGCTGGAGTCCAACCTGGTGCAGGAGGACGCCATCTTCTACGAGTGGGCGCTCAAGCAGTGGTCTCAGTGCTCCCAGTCATGCGGAGGAG GGAAACAGTACACCCGCTTCGGATGCCGCCGGAAGGCAGACGGGGTGATGGTTCAGAGAACGTTGTGCTCCAACATCAGCAAACCGAGAGCCATCACGCGCAGCTGCAACACCGACGTCTGCAGCCCGCCACG CTGGATGACCGGCGGCTGGGAGGCCTGCGGCGCCTCCTGTGGACAAAGCGGCTGGCAGCGTCGCTGGGTGGGCTGCCAGCTGGTGTCCGTCGGCGGGCGCCGGCTTTCCGTCAACAGCGAACTCTGCCAGGACCGCCGGCCGGACGCCAAACGGCCCTGCAACCGCCTCCCGTGCCCGGCGGTGTGGCGGGCCGGGCCCTGGACGCCG TGTTCCGTCACCTGCGGCAACGGCACGCAGGAGCGTCAGGTAGCCTGCTTCCGGCCCGAAGGATCCTCGGGGAACTGCAGTCTCGTCCCGCCCATCGCCAACCGCACCTGCAGAGCGCCACCGTGTGGCG GCGACCCGAAGAACTTCATGGTCCAATGGCTGTCCAGATCCAGTACGGACGTCCCGCCGGCTAAGACCGCCTCGA GGCAGCGTTGCCGTGGCGACCGCTCGGCATTCTGTCGGCTGGAGGCGCTCAGTCGCTACTGTGCCAACGCCGGGTACCGACAAATGTGCTGCAAGTCCTGCAGCAACTTCAG cGTTTCCGCCACAGTGACGCCACAGCCGAGCCCCACCCCCTCCAGCAGCACATGGACAGTGACTCCGCCCCCCAGCACCACCGACTTTATTTACGTGGATTACGACGACGACGCGCTCGTCACTCCCGTGACCGCGCCGCCGTTTTTCCTCACGGAGTCCACGCCCACTTCTGCTGTGGCAACCTCTGTTGCTATGGTAACCGCCGCGGGGATAACAGCACTCACCCCGCCGCTCGGGACAGTCGCCGATGTCATCGCCCCGAGCGGGAGGCGCCCCGCCGGCGGACGTTCGTCTTCCTTTCGGGCGACGTCGCCGAAGGTGGCGAAGGACTCGGCGGGCGAGATTTCCTACGGCATCGTGGGATTGGACGCTGACGGGACGAGGGGCCCGCAGAGCCACTTCGTGCCCCGGGTGCCCCCCGTCCGGGAGCGGACGCAAAACAAACGCATCCAGGAGCTTCTGAACGAGAAGCTGCGGAGGCCCGGACGGCGCCGCCGACCCGGCGCCTTGTAG
- the ndufa2 gene encoding NADH dehydrogenase [ubiquinone] 1 alpha subcomplex subunit 2 has translation MAAAVVRGLGSALAKNLREIRIHVCQTSAASKGTRDFVEQHYVDLKRANADFPILVRECSGVEARLWARYDFGKERSVSLDNKSADQVAQSLQTLVRSAP, from the exons ATGGCGGCCGCAGTCGTCCGAGGTCTCGGCTCTGCTTTAGCTAAAAACCTCCGCGAAATCCGAATCCACGTCTGCCAAACCTCCGCCGCGAGCAAGGGGACGAG AGACTTTGTGGAGCAGCACTACGTGGACCTGAAGCGAGCCAACGCAGACTTCCCCATCCTGGTCCGAGAATGTTCCGGAGTGGAGGCCCGACTGTGGGCTCGTTACG ATTTCGGGAAGGAACGCAGCGTCTCCCTGGACAACAAGTCTGCCGATCAGGTGGCCCAAAGTCTGCAAACTCTGGTTCGGTCTGCGCCGTGA